The genomic DNA TGTATTTGAAATCCGTTTCAAATAACTCGGCACACTAGAGAGCATGTGTTTGGACAACCTAGCTTTAGCTCGTCTCCGGACAGCTCAGCTCGTCTTCAGACAGCTTCAGTTTCAGCTCGTCTTCAGACAGCTTTAGTTTCAACATGTCTTCGGACAAACTAGTTTTAGCTCATCATCAGACAACTTTGGTTTCAGCTCGTCTTTAGAAAGCTTCAGTTTCAGCATGTCTTCCGACAACCTAGTTTCAGCTCGTCTTCAGACAGCTTTGGTTTCAGCTCGTCCCCGGACAACCTAGCTTTAGCTCGTCTCTGGAAAGCTTTAGCTTAGCTCGTCTTCAGACAGCATTAGTTTTAACTCGTCCTCAGACAGCTTTAGCTCAGCTCATCTTCAGACAACTTCAGTTTCAGCTTGTCTTCAGACAGCTTCAGTTTCAGCTTATCTTTAGATAGTTTCAGTTTCAGCTCGTCTTCAGACAGCTTCAATTTTAGAGAGTCTTCGGACAACCTAGTTTCAGCTTGTCTTCAGACAGCTTCAGTTTCAGCTTGTCTTCAGACAGCCTCAGTTTCAACATGTCTTTGGACAAACTAGTTTTAGCTTATCTTTAGACAGCTTTGGTTTCAGCTCGTCTTTAGAAAGCTTCAGTTTCAGCATGTCTTCGGACAACCTAGTTTCAGCTCGTCTTCAGACATCTTCAGCTTTAGCTCGTCCCCGGACAACCTAGCTTTATCTCGTCTCTGGACAGCTTTAGCTCAGCTCGTCTTCAGACAGCATCAGTTTTAGCTCGTCCTCAGACATCTTTAGCTCAGCTCATCTTCAGACAACATCAGTTTTAGCTCATACTCAGAAAGCTTCAGTTTCAGCTTATCTTCAGACAGCTTCAGTTTCAGCTCATCTTCAGACAGCTTCAGTTTCAGCTCGTCTTCAGACAGCTTCAGTTTCAGCTCGTCTTCAGACAACTTCAGTTTCAGCTTGTCTTCAGACAGCTTCATTTTCAGCTCATTTTCAGACAGCATTGTTTTCAGACAGCTTCAATTTCAGCTAGTCTTCGGACAGCTTCAGTTTCAGCTCGTCTTCAGACAGCTTCAGTTTCAGCTCGTCTTCAGACAGCTTCAGTTTCAGAGTGTCTTCCAACAACTTAGTTTTAGCTTGTCCTCAGACAGCTTCGGTTTCAGCTCATCTTCAGATAGCATATGTTTTAGCTTGTCATCAGATAGCTTCAGTTTCAGCTCGTCTTCAGACAGCTTCAGTTTTAGCTAGTTTTCAGACAGTTTCAATTTTAGCTTGTCTTCAGACAGCATCGGTTATAGCTCATCTTCAGACAGCTTTGGTTTCAGCTTGTCTTCTGACAGCATTAGCTTCAGCTCGTCTTCACATATCTTCAATCTTGGAAAGTCTTCTGATTGCTTCAGTTTTGACAAGTCTCTAGTCTGCTTCAGTTTCAGCATGTCTTCGGATAACCCGGCTTTAGCTCCTCTTTAGACGGCTTCAGTGTCAGCTCGTCTTCGGCTCAGTTTTCGGATCCCAGATATCCCACGCGCGTGAgttaaattcaaaataagaCGAATGACAAGGATGTCCCAAGAAGCAAATTGTAGCCCAAACCATTGAGCCCGACAACTAGTCACAGCCCGTCGCTGAGTCTCCGGACTAAAgaagggggggggggaataCTGTTAGGGGGGGGCTTACACCCCTTAAAAGGCTTGTCCACAATCAGCTTCTAAGCCCATTACAAAGGAAGGATATTTTGGTCTTTTGGCAACATGACATTCCCCTATAAATACGGGGTATAACATTCAAGAAAGGAGAGGATATTAAAAATAGACCCAACTCTCTAGACTCGTCATCTAGTCATTCACAATACGGGTCGTCCATCGTGTCGCCTACCTTCACAGGTCGTCCATCTTATCGCCTACCCCAACAGGTCGTCCATCTTGTCACCTACCTCCACAGGTCGTCCATCTTGTCGCCTACCTCCAAAGGTCGTCCAGCTTGTCGCCTACCTCCACAGGTCGTCCATATTATCGCCTGACTACCTAGCATCTCACCCATATCACTTATTCTTGATAATGGCCTAGTGCCCACCGAATGAAATATGAACTACGAATGGCTTGGTCCCTTTCTAAGGATACATAGGCAGCCTTTCCCAAGGCACAACTATAAAACAACTCAACTCTCTCTCTTGTACGAACGACCTATTCTGGAGCTTCGAAGTTATGAGAGTGTTTTTCCCCTGTCAAAGAACTTACAAATACTTTGTTGAAATTCATGCATTAACAGATCCCTCGATACAAAAGTCTCAtataaaaactttgaaatttatACACAAGAGTCTCTTTCCATGTTACAAACTCTACTCAACATGGCTACATGGAGAGCCGATTTAACAAGAGGAGAAGTGGTGGTAATGTTTTAGGCTCGACCAAAAAGTGATTTGGAGTACCATATGCAACATATGATTTGCTCAACTTTTGAATGGTAAAGTCTTACTTAAAAGAACTTGCACTACATATTTATGATGCAAATATCCCTTTAGACAAATGCATTAAATCGTTTTGTCGGTTTTATTTGTGAGCAAATTGTAGTCCGTTTGTCTGAAATTTCgataaatgaatataaattgAAGAATATCCAAAAGATGTTAGTCTGTAAGATCAATCGTCTATTCACATTCTTGAAAAATTgagaattttgttgtttttcccTCGAAGCAATTTTGATAAGATTATCCAAATTTCGTATCTAAATTTCGTAATCCGAAAACTAGCCTCaacatgtaattaaaaatatctatttgaaaatataacatTGTAAAAGTCTCCAAAAGATATCATTACGTAAGATCAACTGcatattcacatttttaaaaaattgtgaattttgttgttttgcccTTAAAATATGCGGATAAAGTTTTATCCAAATTTCGTATTTTGTAATCAAAACACTAGCCGTAATCGAACatatcaatttaaaaaataacattttaccAGACATCAACTGAAGCAACAATTAAGGATGTCATTTTAGTTCAcactcatgttttttttttttttttgtcaaccattggaccacaacaggccggcccattagcctaatccctacattcataaagagcgggactcgatcccgggtgtgatggtgccttgtgcattaaaaACTTACATTTAACCACTGCAGTAAGGACACTTCACGTTCACACTCATGTTAGAGGatgtttttgttaattgtaTGTCAGCTCTTAATATTTGATCaatatgtatgtgttttttttttttaaattaatattaaattttattgaacaaaaaataagagCGATGACACAAATATAAATTACTTTTGTTCCTGTAGTGTTAcacaaaatttaagaaaataaatatcaacaagcaagatttgtttctttataaaaactatatatatttttccatctTGTTGATGACTCTTCTTTccttaagatttttttctttttctaataacaAATGCtaatgttgttaaaaaaaaaactttttaccAAATCACAGTTGTTACATTTTGCCTTTCCCACCTTTGCTACATTTGTTGTATAAAcattagataaaataaatttaaaaataaataaatttcatttcttttttaaaagaagattttaataaatgaattaatacatacatacatacagtATGTGCTAATGTACCAAAGCATATCAAAATCTATCCAAAACTTGGATTTCTTGGTTGACGTGGCCCAACCAAAATCTCAAGTTCTCTGCGGATGACGAACCatctcaatatctctcttttttaatcAAACCACGGTTACATAAAATTCATGATTCATGAAGTTTGGCTTTCTTGTCGTTTTATTTcacctcatttttttttcttttcttatttaaaataaGTCTCCATCTTTTAACAGTTCTTCAactctcctccaccaccaccaccattgtCACCAACACCACCATTTAACACACACTTTCGTTTTTAGTGGATTCTTCTAAAGCGCGTTTTGTTTTCACTGTTCTTGATAACATAAGTTTTCCTAAAATTATATTCTCTAtaaaaaatcttacttacattctcagaagaaaaagaaataaaaaagtcaCCTTTTCTAATGGCTTCATCTGCATTTGCTTTTCCTTCTTACATAATAACCAAAGGTGTTTCAACTGATTCTTGCAAATCAactcctttgtcttcttctcgaTCTTTGGTTACAGATCTTTCATCGCCATGTCTGAgacccaacaacaacaacaacaattccCATGTAAGTTgacttctctcttctcttcttatctGCTTCATCGGTGAAAGTATACTTTAGGAACTATGAGATTTTTGTAGCTACCCATTTGGTTAAATCTTGAATTAAAAAATGggtttactttgtttttgtctaaAGTCAAACAAATTGGACTCCTTTTTTATATGTTAGTTTATTGAGATTTCAAGAAAAGTATTGTGAAATTAGACTCTTTTTTAGTTCTGAATTCTGGGAACTGATTAGAGAAAACGACAGCTTTTGGTCTTTATATTATTGTTGTGACTTGGGGGGGTTTGTGTTGTGTACACTTTACAGTCAAACAGAAAGGCAAAAGTGTATGCTTCACTTGCAGAGAAGGGTGAGTATTATTCAAACAGACCACCAACTCCGTTACTTGACACAATCAACTACCCAATCCACATGAAAAATCTTTCTGTCAAGgtaaaaaacttaaaagctTTGGTCCATTTGGTTTTAGCTTTCTTTTGTCTCAATTTGATAGGATTTGTGGTTGGTACTTTATTGCAGGAACTGAAACAactgtctgatgagctgagatCAGATGTGATCTTCAATGTGTCGAAAACCGGTGGACATTTGGGGTCAAGTCTTGGTGTCGTGGAGCTTACAGTGGCTCTTCATTACATTTTCAATACTCCACAGGACAAGATTCTTTGGGATGTTGGTCATCAGTCTTATCCTCACAAGATTCTTACAGGGAGAAGAGGAAAGATGCCGACAATGAGGCAAACCAATGGTCTCTCCGGTTTCACCAAACGAGGAGAGAGTGAACATGATTGCTTTGGTACAGGACACAGTTCAACCACAATTTCTGCTGGCTTAGGTAATCTAATCTAATCATTCCCTTTAGTGTCTTTGCCTTGTCTTGTTTTGTCTAGACAGTAAACAGTagtaacaagaaaacaagactGAACTAGAAATTTTGGGTTTACAGGAATGGCGGTAGGAAGGGATTTGAAGGGGAACAACAACAATGTGGTTGCTGTGATTGGCGATGGTGCGATGACGGCAGGGCAGGCTTATGAAGCCATGAACAATGCAGGATATCTAGACTCTGATATGATTGTGATTCTCAATGACAACAAGCAAGTCTCATTACCTACTGCTACTTTGGATGGACCAAGTCCACCTGTTGGAGCATTGAGCAGTGCTCTTAGTCGTTTACAGTCTAACCCTGCTCTCAGAGAGTTGAGAGAAGTCGCAAAGGcaagttttttttccatttcttttcttGGATGGCAAAGAATCATGTTCCTTATGGAGTAGCGTTTGTTGTGTATAGGGTGTGACGAAGCAAATAGGTGGGCCGATGCATCAATTGGCTGCTAAGGTAGATGAGTATGCTCGAGGAATGATAAGCGGGACTGGATCATCACTGTTTGAAGAACTAGGTCTGTACTATATTGGTCCAGTTGATGGACACAACATAGACGACATGGTAGCTATTCTCAAAGAAGTTAAGAGTGCAAGAACTACAGGACCAGTACTTATTCATGTCGTGACAGAGAAAGGTCGTGGTTATCCTTACGCAGAGAGAGCTGATGACAAATACCATGGTAAGTGGACTTAAAATATGGATAACATTCTTCTATAGTTCTTAAGAAATGCAGTTTAtattgattcttttttctttcaggtGTTGTGAAATTTGATCCAGCGACGGGTAAACAGTTCAAAACTACGAACAAGACCCAATCTTACACAACTTACTTTGCGGAGGCATTAGTTGCGGAAGCAGAGGTAGACAAAGATGTTGTTGCGATTCATGCAGCCATGGGAGGTGGTACTGGTTTAAACCTCTTCCAACGTCGCTTCCCAACAAGATGTTTTGATGTTGGGATAGCAGAACAACATGCAGTTACTTTTGCTGCGGGTTTAGCTTGTGAAGGCCTTAAGCCCTTCTGTGCTATATATTCGTCTTTCATGCAGCGTGCTTATGACCAGGTAAGTTCAAACATCTTAAATTACTTTACTTTCTAATGAAACGTTTTAGATAAGTAATAGAGTATATGGATGATGGCCTTCTCTGTATAGGTTGTACATGATGTCGATTTGCAAAAGTTACCGGTGAGATTTGCGATGGATAGAGCTGGACTTGTTGGAGCTGATGGTCCGACACATTGTGGAGCTTTTGATGTTACATTTATGGCTTGCCTTCCTAACATGATAGTGATGGCTCCATCAGATGAAGCTGATCTTTTTAACATGGTTGCAACTGCTGCTGCGATTGATGATCGTCCTTCTTGTTTCCGTTACCCTAGAGGTAACGGTAT from Camelina sativa cultivar DH55 chromosome 2, Cs, whole genome shotgun sequence includes the following:
- the LOC104718467 gene encoding 1-deoxy-D-xylulose-5-phosphate synthase, chloroplastic, which codes for MASSAFAFPSYIITKGVSTDSCKSTPLSSSRSLVTDLSSPCLRPNNNNNNSHSNRKAKVYASLAEKGEYYSNRPPTPLLDTINYPIHMKNLSVKELKQLSDELRSDVIFNVSKTGGHLGSSLGVVELTVALHYIFNTPQDKILWDVGHQSYPHKILTGRRGKMPTMRQTNGLSGFTKRGESEHDCFGTGHSSTTISAGLGMAVGRDLKGNNNNVVAVIGDGAMTAGQAYEAMNNAGYLDSDMIVILNDNKQVSLPTATLDGPSPPVGALSSALSRLQSNPALRELREVAKGVTKQIGGPMHQLAAKVDEYARGMISGTGSSLFEELGLYYIGPVDGHNIDDMVAILKEVKSARTTGPVLIHVVTEKGRGYPYAERADDKYHGVVKFDPATGKQFKTTNKTQSYTTYFAEALVAEAEVDKDVVAIHAAMGGGTGLNLFQRRFPTRCFDVGIAEQHAVTFAAGLACEGLKPFCAIYSSFMQRAYDQVVHDVDLQKLPVRFAMDRAGLVGADGPTHCGAFDVTFMACLPNMIVMAPSDEADLFNMVATAAAIDDRPSCFRYPRGNGIGVALPPGNKGVPIEIGRGRILKEGERVALLGYGSAVQSCLGAAIMLEERGLNVTVADARFCKPLDRALIRSLAKSHEVLITVEEGSIGGFGSHVVQFLALDGLLDGKLKWRPMVLPDRYIDHGAPADQLAEAGLMPSHIAATALNLIGAPREALF